A stretch of the Bacillus sp. B-jedd genome encodes the following:
- a CDS encoding TorD/DmsD family molecular chaperone, which yields MGAARQAISAAELEHLFFARDFALDILRRFFVEEPSQEYVKAFIQGKMPDLFPFNEDSEGISEGLSLIKRYLEKNDPVNSRSDFENLHWDYTRMFLGPFEIPVEPWESVYVRKDNLLFQKTTMDVRKLYQKYGYETAELNIEPDDHIGIELDFLYRLNRLCIDSCRSERASHEISYLVSEQLRFHKGHLAVFAPKIAAKMAAHSETDFYKGLAKLLEHYLVIDSKVLTELLNIDILPN from the coding sequence ATGGGAGCAGCCAGGCAGGCCATTTCAGCCGCGGAACTTGAACATCTGTTTTTTGCAAGGGATTTCGCCCTTGATATATTAAGGAGGTTTTTTGTTGAGGAGCCTTCACAGGAATATGTAAAAGCTTTTATCCAGGGGAAAATGCCCGATTTATTTCCATTCAATGAAGATTCGGAAGGGATTTCTGAAGGTCTTTCTCTCATAAAGAGATACTTGGAGAAAAACGATCCTGTGAACAGCCGCAGTGATTTTGAGAATTTGCATTGGGATTATACAAGGATGTTTCTTGGACCTTTTGAAATTCCTGTCGAACCTTGGGAATCCGTTTATGTCAGGAAGGATAATCTCCTTTTTCAAAAGACCACGATGGATGTGCGCAAGCTTTATCAAAAATATGGTTATGAAACAGCGGAGTTGAATATCGAGCCAGATGACCATATCGGTATTGAACTTGATTTTCTTTACCGCCTGAACCGCTTGTGCATCGATTCATGCAGGTCGGAAAGGGCTTCCCATGAGATTTCCTATCTTGTTAGCGAGCAGCTCCGGTTCCATAAAGGGCATTTGGCTGTTTTCGCGCCGAAGATTGCCGCTAAAATGGCTGCCCATTCGGAAACAGATTTCTACAAGGGGCTTGCAAAGCTCCTTGAGCACTACCTTGTTATCGATTCAAAAGTTCTAACCGAACTCTTGAACATAGACATTCTTCCAAACTAA
- a CDS encoding radical SAM protein: MAQIANKANFSANKPLATYAAIYERIKDNTLEQIETFGLPLSSRNTEEESANKLDELSLKGALVRNTGKSIVSNGRISSACEACKTGTGSYTSFISLKCHRDCYFCFNKNQDDYSFYVQNQKNVNAELETLVSQGVELTHLALTGGEPLLHPDETLSFFRKAQLLVPEAHTRLYTAGDLLNEEILLGLKDAGLKEIRFSIKMEDSVQKQKHILGKIRLAKKYIPDVLVEMPVIPGTGEEMKELLIELDQIGIFGINLLEFCFPLENAEAFREKGFTLKNPPYQVYYSFWYAGGLAVDGSEALCHELVEFAIDQQLSLGVHYCSLENKFTGQIYQQNRNENPGSTYRFSTQDFYFKTAKVFGRDRNKVRKILRNHQFPVVEDEHYDFLQFPLDAIPFLKSREVEIAISSNVVEDGAIREVGITVLKPQDYSMQGKEQ; encoded by the coding sequence ATGGCACAAATAGCTAATAAAGCCAACTTTTCTGCCAATAAACCGCTTGCCACCTACGCGGCCATCTATGAGCGAATTAAAGACAACACGCTTGAACAGATAGAAACTTTCGGATTGCCTCTATCTTCAAGAAATACAGAAGAGGAGTCAGCAAATAAGCTGGACGAACTTTCCTTGAAAGGGGCGCTCGTTCGGAATACCGGCAAGAGCATCGTTTCCAATGGGAGAATATCCAGCGCATGTGAAGCATGCAAGACTGGGACGGGCAGCTACACCAGCTTCATTTCGCTGAAATGCCATCGCGACTGCTACTTTTGCTTCAATAAAAATCAGGACGACTACAGCTTTTATGTGCAAAATCAAAAGAACGTGAACGCCGAACTGGAGACTCTAGTCTCGCAAGGGGTTGAATTGACCCATCTGGCATTGACAGGCGGGGAACCGCTCCTTCATCCCGATGAGACGCTGTCCTTTTTTCGGAAGGCACAATTGCTTGTCCCTGAAGCACATACAAGATTGTATACAGCAGGGGATTTGCTGAATGAAGAAATTCTTCTGGGGCTGAAGGATGCTGGCCTAAAGGAAATCCGTTTCAGCATTAAAATGGAAGATTCCGTTCAGAAACAAAAGCATATCCTCGGAAAAATCAGGCTCGCCAAAAAGTATATACCTGATGTCTTGGTCGAGATGCCGGTTATACCGGGAACTGGCGAGGAAATGAAAGAACTATTGATCGAGCTCGACCAGATCGGGATTTTCGGCATCAATCTGTTGGAATTTTGCTTTCCGCTGGAAAACGCCGAGGCCTTTCGAGAAAAAGGCTTCACCCTGAAAAATCCTCCATATCAGGTGTATTACAGCTTTTGGTATGCAGGCGGCCTTGCGGTAGACGGAAGCGAAGCACTCTGTCACGAGCTCGTTGAGTTCGCGATTGATCAGCAACTTTCTTTGGGCGTCCATTACTGTTCGCTCGAAAATAAATTTACCGGACAGATTTATCAGCAAAACCGAAATGAAAATCCTGGCTCCACTTATCGTTTTTCAACTCAGGATTTTTATTTCAAGACAGCGAAGGTTTTTGGCAGAGACAGGAACAAGGTGAGGAAAATTTTGCGAAATCACCAATTTCCAGTTGTTGAAGACGAACATTATGATTTCCTCCAATTTCCTCTTGATGCAATTCCATTTTTGAAAAGCAGGGAAGTAGAGATTGCGATTTCATCAAATGTTGTGGAAGACGGGGCTATCAGGGAGGTCGGAATAACGGTTTTAAAGCCACAAGACTATAGCATGCAAGGAAAGGAGCAATAA
- a CDS encoding molybdopterin-dependent oxidoreductase, producing the protein MIDLMSKIKDFKMTRRSFIGWTSAAAAAAAVPVSRGLVAKAETNIGIEEAGGEGIWKTAACWHNCGSRCLNKVLIKDGVVIRQKTDDTHPDSPDFPQQRGCLRGRSQRQQVFSADRLKYPMKRKNWAPGGGKKELRGKDQWVRISWEEAIETIASETKRIIGKYGNESIWVTGGGDISKAMSTVGGHTSSTGTISWGAWLYTHEMLGVGEGLYVQGINDRIDLRNSQLIILWGANPAWSTMGSATYNYLQAKKAGARFITIDPLYTDSANVFGAQWVPVRPGTDHALALGIMHTLLKEDDPITNPLVKWEFLNKYTIGFDADHMPPGADKKENFKDYLLGTYDGQPKTAEWASEICGVKPSVIRYLAREIGGTERVALLTGWAPARINNGEGWVQAFSTLGMMTGHMGSPGNMTGVSCWEYAGNNGPALLNGGGDGLPSVTNPITNLINENEIFDAVLKGKFLQKGEGERKVNIQFIYHSKTATLQTRSNIMRGIEAHRKVEFIVTNAYALTTTAKYSDIVLPVTTEWEREGAVTGGNREILITWSKITDPLYESKSDQEIAKLLIKALGKNADEVYPISEKQQYFNQLAGSTVVRDNGIDFEPLCTITAADIKEWGVEGSPQKGRIPLKEFVDKGIYQIPRKKGDKFGYIAYKEFIDDPVKNPVSSESGKFEIYCRKLNEASKTAFTEIAPIPKYEPRVEGYESTFKNWKKKQKGDYPFQVFNPHYLRRSHSTFDNVPWLREQWPNPVYLSREDAADLGIKTGETVMLSNEYGKTLRPAFVVETIMPGTVALPHGAWVDLDEKDEVDRAGADNMLVGFQPTGLGTSGYNTARCNVEKWHGEQLEEDYKWEQRILKLDN; encoded by the coding sequence ATGATAGATCTAATGAGCAAAATCAAAGATTTTAAAATGACAAGAAGATCGTTCATCGGCTGGACTTCAGCAGCCGCGGCTGCCGCCGCAGTTCCGGTGTCCAGGGGTCTTGTCGCCAAGGCCGAGACAAATATTGGCATTGAGGAAGCAGGCGGGGAAGGCATCTGGAAAACCGCCGCGTGCTGGCATAACTGCGGCAGCCGCTGCCTGAACAAAGTTCTTATCAAGGATGGCGTCGTCATCCGCCAGAAAACAGACGATACACATCCGGATTCCCCTGACTTCCCGCAACAGCGCGGCTGCCTGCGCGGCCGTTCACAGCGCCAGCAGGTTTTCAGCGCGGACCGGCTGAAGTATCCGATGAAACGGAAAAACTGGGCTCCTGGAGGCGGCAAAAAAGAGCTGCGCGGCAAAGACCAATGGGTCCGTATTTCATGGGAAGAAGCAATTGAAACGATTGCGTCTGAAACGAAGAGAATCATTGGAAAATATGGCAATGAATCGATCTGGGTGACTGGCGGCGGCGATATCAGCAAGGCGATGTCGACAGTCGGCGGCCATACATCAAGCACCGGGACGATTTCCTGGGGGGCCTGGCTTTATACGCATGAAATGCTTGGAGTCGGCGAAGGGCTGTATGTCCAGGGCATCAATGACAGGATTGACTTGAGGAATTCACAACTAATTATCCTCTGGGGCGCCAACCCGGCATGGAGCACGATGGGCAGCGCCACATATAACTACCTTCAGGCGAAAAAGGCGGGAGCGCGGTTCATTACAATCGATCCGCTTTATACGGATTCCGCGAATGTTTTCGGAGCGCAATGGGTGCCTGTACGCCCAGGCACAGACCACGCGCTTGCGCTTGGGATTATGCATACGTTGCTCAAAGAGGACGACCCGATTACAAATCCGCTTGTGAAATGGGAATTCCTGAATAAGTATACGATCGGTTTCGATGCGGATCATATGCCTCCTGGGGCTGATAAAAAAGAAAACTTCAAGGATTACTTGCTCGGCACATATGACGGGCAGCCGAAAACGGCCGAGTGGGCATCGGAAATTTGCGGTGTCAAACCAAGCGTCATCCGCTATTTGGCAAGGGAAATCGGCGGGACCGAGCGAGTCGCACTGCTGACAGGCTGGGCGCCGGCGCGAATCAACAACGGCGAAGGCTGGGTCCAGGCTTTCTCGACACTAGGCATGATGACCGGCCATATGGGATCACCAGGCAATATGACCGGGGTCAGCTGCTGGGAATATGCGGGCAACAACGGTCCGGCGCTCCTTAATGGCGGCGGGGACGGACTTCCATCAGTAACAAATCCGATTACGAACCTCATAAATGAGAACGAGATTTTCGACGCAGTTTTGAAAGGGAAGTTTTTGCAAAAAGGCGAGGGTGAACGGAAAGTCAACATCCAGTTCATCTACCATAGTAAAACGGCTACATTGCAAACAAGAAGCAATATTATGAGGGGAATTGAAGCGCACCGGAAAGTTGAATTCATCGTCACGAATGCCTATGCGCTCACAACTACCGCCAAATATTCCGATATCGTCCTGCCGGTTACGACCGAGTGGGAACGGGAAGGCGCTGTTACAGGCGGCAACCGTGAAATCCTGATTACCTGGTCAAAAATCACCGACCCGCTTTACGAATCAAAAAGCGACCAGGAAATTGCCAAGCTGCTCATTAAAGCGCTCGGCAAAAATGCGGATGAGGTATATCCGATTAGCGAAAAACAGCAATATTTCAATCAATTGGCCGGTAGCACTGTCGTGAGGGATAACGGCATCGACTTTGAACCGCTCTGCACGATTACTGCAGCGGACATTAAAGAATGGGGCGTTGAAGGATCTCCGCAAAAAGGACGGATACCACTGAAAGAATTCGTCGATAAGGGAATTTACCAGATTCCAAGAAAGAAAGGCGACAAGTTCGGCTATATCGCCTACAAAGAGTTTATCGATGACCCTGTCAAAAATCCAGTATCGTCAGAGAGCGGCAAATTCGAAATTTACTGCCGGAAACTGAATGAGGCTTCCAAAACGGCCTTTACGGAAATTGCGCCAATCCCGAAATATGAGCCGAGAGTGGAAGGCTATGAATCTACCTTTAAAAACTGGAAGAAGAAGCAAAAAGGAGATTATCCGTTCCAGGTATTCAATCCCCACTATCTGCGCCGTTCGCATAGTACGTTCGACAATGTTCCGTGGCTTCGCGAGCAATGGCCTAATCCGGTTTACCTCAGCCGGGAAGATGCGGCAGATCTTGGCATTAAAACCGGGGAAACAGTCATGCTGTCCAATGAGTATGGCAAAACACTCCGTCCTGCGTTTGTTGTCGAAACGATCATGCCAGGCACAGTCGCCCTTCCGCACGGAGCATGGGTCGACCTTGATGAAAAGGATGAAGTTGACCGCGCCGGCGCCGACAATATGCTTGTAGGTTTCCAGCCAACCGGACTTGGCACATCCGGCTACAACACGGCGAGATGCAACGTTGAGAAATGGCACGGCGAACAGCTGGAAGAAGACTATAAATGGGAACAAAGAATCCTGAAGCTGGATAACTAA
- a CDS encoding dimethyl sulfoxide reductase anchor subunit family protein produces the protein MHEWALLIFTIAIPAACGGMLFLWFMNGRPGFSGKNSYESFKLPLLIIASLSLAGLAASFFHLGEPLHALNAVRGFGRSWMSNEIVISGAFIGLACLTAGLAIVRKQVSPALMLITGLVGLAAIYCMATTYTVTRVNGWNHLNTYFVFYGTAIAAGPVLGAALLLPKRQSDSARTVVKWAFALAIAGLGLQAAGAAMFSGFTADLELITGATAAAKLAPYSGLIGARWVIELIGLGLLAYMSMSSGKRKIGGAAVVGAFILFLLAESMGRYVFYVLGS, from the coding sequence ATGCATGAATGGGCTCTGTTAATATTTACGATCGCCATCCCCGCGGCATGCGGCGGAATGTTATTTCTTTGGTTCATGAATGGAAGGCCTGGTTTTTCGGGCAAAAATTCGTATGAATCGTTTAAATTGCCCCTTCTCATCATTGCGTCGCTGTCACTGGCAGGCCTGGCCGCATCATTTTTCCATCTCGGCGAACCGCTCCACGCGCTGAATGCGGTCCGCGGTTTCGGCAGATCATGGATGAGCAATGAAATCGTCATTTCGGGCGCTTTCATCGGCCTTGCCTGCTTGACAGCCGGCCTTGCCATTGTCCGTAAGCAGGTTAGCCCAGCGCTTATGCTGATCACCGGTCTAGTTGGGCTAGCGGCCATTTATTGCATGGCGACAACCTATACGGTTACAAGGGTTAATGGCTGGAACCATCTCAACACTTACTTTGTTTTTTACGGGACGGCGATTGCAGCGGGCCCTGTCCTTGGAGCAGCACTACTTTTGCCAAAAAGGCAGAGCGATTCTGCTAGGACCGTTGTGAAATGGGCCTTCGCACTTGCCATCGCGGGTCTTGGCCTCCAGGCAGCCGGCGCGGCGATGTTCAGCGGTTTTACCGCAGATCTCGAGCTTATTACCGGTGCAACGGCTGCTGCAAAGCTTGCCCCTTATTCAGGATTGATTGGAGCCCGCTGGGTCATTGAACTCATCGGCCTCGGCCTTCTCGCCTATATGTCAATGTCGTCAGGCAAAAGGAAGATCGGCGGGGCAGCCGTCGTTGGCGCCTTCATTCTTTTCCTGCTGGCAGAAAGCATGGGCAGATATGTGTTTTACGTGCTTGGTTCATAA
- a CDS encoding DMSO/selenate family reductase complex B subunit, whose protein sequence is MPQMGFYINVAECIGCKTCVVSCKDKNNLEVGRNFRRVYDYQEGTFPNVSMHHLTISCNHCDEPACAKGCPTGAAYKRTEDGVVVIDHDKCIGCRYCEWNCPYGAPQFDKALGMMTKCDTCLDLRKKGEDPMCVASCPMRAIEFGEISELRAKYGENADIKGLPSSTITKPNLVITPLSQS, encoded by the coding sequence ATGCCTCAAATGGGTTTTTATATAAATGTAGCAGAATGCATTGGATGCAAAACATGTGTGGTTTCCTGCAAGGATAAAAACAATCTCGAAGTCGGCAGGAACTTCAGGAGGGTCTACGATTACCAGGAAGGGACCTTCCCGAACGTTTCAATGCACCATTTAACGATCTCCTGCAACCATTGTGATGAACCGGCGTGCGCCAAAGGCTGTCCGACAGGCGCTGCCTATAAGCGGACTGAGGATGGTGTCGTCGTCATCGATCACGACAAGTGCATCGGCTGCCGCTACTGCGAATGGAACTGCCCGTATGGTGCTCCGCAGTTCGATAAGGCGCTTGGCATGATGACGAAGTGCGATACCTGCCTCGATCTCCGGAAAAAAGGAGAAGATCCAATGTGCGTCGCATCCTGCCCGATGCGGGCGATCGAATTTGGGGAAATCAGCGAACTTCGCGCCAAATACGGTGAAAATGCCGATATCAAGGGGCTGCCAAGCTCAACGATTACGAAACCAAATTTGGTCATCACACCACTTAGCCAATCATAA
- a CDS encoding PucR family transcriptional regulator has protein sequence MEIPEIAMELLESAEDGLEPLISKFSSLIGCSVLVADPYFQLLAGTLEKEQLNEVIIMPEKEIDSGNPGIFSCRISTRAAECSGQAIPIFHKKNTVGYLAAIGYSYSKEDNQNLLRFAASLCGQHLTRKLEIRKEKQKFKEAFLFDLLYGNIKQKSDITDYARIWDWDLTIPHRIAVFSFLNADVHFIRKTVMDRYLQIVEKAVLQLGWKPIALVRQSQVAVLLPDNREESPRNGVVEAFAKKIFTQIAADFPGYEGACGFGTIRDNPADLFRSYQEAKVAMELGILLGVEVPFFSHLGLARLLYNHDTQDAKEFYLHVLGGVIHYDLKENGSLMDTLEGLAANQFDVTKTAQSLFLHRNTLRYRIKKIEELLNAKLDDMNTRLDISAALKIKQLRKL, from the coding sequence ATGGAAATTCCGGAAATAGCGATGGAATTATTAGAATCGGCGGAAGATGGACTTGAACCTCTCATTTCTAAGTTTTCAAGTCTGATTGGTTGTTCTGTACTTGTTGCGGACCCTTATTTTCAGCTTTTGGCCGGTACATTGGAAAAGGAACAGTTGAATGAAGTGATTATCATGCCTGAAAAGGAAATAGATTCAGGGAATCCCGGGATATTTTCGTGCCGGATTTCGACAAGGGCGGCAGAATGCTCTGGGCAGGCTATCCCTATTTTTCACAAAAAAAATACGGTCGGCTATTTGGCTGCCATCGGTTACTCCTACTCCAAGGAGGACAATCAAAATCTGCTTCGATTTGCCGCCTCGCTATGCGGTCAGCATTTAACGAGGAAACTTGAAATAAGAAAAGAAAAGCAAAAATTCAAAGAAGCTTTCCTATTTGACCTACTCTATGGGAACATAAAGCAGAAATCTGACATTACCGATTATGCGAGAATTTGGGATTGGGATTTAACTATCCCCCATAGGATTGCTGTTTTTTCTTTTTTGAACGCCGATGTACATTTTATTAGAAAAACAGTAATGGACAGGTATTTGCAAATCGTTGAAAAAGCGGTCCTGCAACTCGGATGGAAACCGATCGCACTCGTTCGCCAAAGCCAGGTGGCAGTCCTGCTCCCTGACAACCGGGAAGAATCACCCAGGAACGGGGTTGTCGAAGCTTTTGCAAAAAAAATTTTCACTCAAATCGCCGCCGACTTTCCGGGATATGAAGGTGCTTGCGGATTCGGAACGATACGCGACAATCCAGCGGACTTATTCAGGAGTTATCAGGAAGCTAAGGTGGCGATGGAACTTGGAATCCTGCTCGGGGTTGAAGTCCCCTTTTTCAGCCATTTAGGGCTTGCCAGGCTTCTTTATAACCATGATACCCAAGATGCTAAGGAGTTTTATCTCCATGTGCTAGGCGGGGTAATTCACTATGATCTGAAGGAAAATGGCAGCCTTATGGACACACTTGAAGGCCTTGCCGCTAATCAATTTGATGTGACAAAAACAGCGCAATCCCTCTTCCTGCACAGAAATACGCTCCGTTACAGGATTAAGAAAATTGAGGAGC